The Archangium lipolyticum genomic interval TCGAGACTCATCCCCGCTTGTGCGAAGAGTTCCTCGAATCGGGGCGTCCAGGGACCACCGTTGGTTTCCGCTGTGCCATTCTTGTTCGTGCACAGATGGTGGGCCTGGTTGTCACTCTGCTTCGACTCGTCACACGCCCCCGTCGTCCGGGCCGCTGACACCGCCGACGTCACCGCCGCGGCTGTCGTGTTCGCCGTCACCCCCATCAGCACCACCGTGCCG includes:
- a CDS encoding AHH domain-containing protein: GTVVLMGVTANTTAAAVTSAVSAARTTGACDESKQSDNQAHHLCTNKNGTAETNGGPWTPRFEELFAQAGMSLDDPANIVYLRDHKGPHPKEYHQEVLKRLRDALGTCRTRVECRARLVEELDRIAGEVCTSGSKLNKLATKNP